A region from the Oceanidesulfovibrio marinus genome encodes:
- the qrcB gene encoding menaquinone reductase molybdopterin-binding-like subunit QrcB yields the protein MGIDRRDAIKFIVGGAVGTTLTPIPWKLTDDISIWTQNWSWIPRNMPGKNDYKPTVSKLCPSNVGMLVRTVNGRPVRPVGNPDSPLSGGKISSLAAAEGELLYSPARVRRPLRKSADGTYVAVSWNEAEAILSEKLGNATGGVGVISGDMNGTMNEVLSAFAAGFGSENCCFMPDSAQPEAQAYNGQMGGDGQPAYDFDNADYVLAIGADVLESWGPVIANRRGFAGKRPHGEDPASTWVYAGAFQTNTAAGADKWVPMRPGAQAALALGIANLLIKQGASAPGLSGFASLAAQYTPEKVAEVAGVKPDALQEIAKGLASAKKPLVVVGAEGNEGGSPAAAAAGIACNMLLGNFRALPYPKTVVKGAMGRGDMLAKDAAGYVAGFLGGDAPEVLITYQANPVYALPGSVNAKEAFNGVSFKVCFSTYLTETALVSDLILPVPHSFEMIDDVASPFGCSKVLYALAMPVIPTLVEAKHPGDFLLGLSAKLGKDLGFDSYLKVLQAKAKAMGANWGDLTKGATYVSDSTASAYGISVDPDALAKAAAVVEAADLTLCPVMKLNYGTAACGIPPFNLKTIRDDELASDYLFVHMNSNTAKSKGLGQDDVVTLASDAGSVTVKVNIFEGVMDGVVAMPKNFGHTAFDEYTRGKGENVSALFTVSSEPGTGAAVWTGQAVDLKRA from the coding sequence ATGGGAATCGATAGAAGAGACGCCATTAAGTTCATCGTCGGTGGTGCTGTGGGCACCACGCTTACGCCCATCCCCTGGAAACTCACCGACGATATTTCCATCTGGACCCAGAACTGGTCGTGGATTCCCCGGAACATGCCGGGAAAGAACGACTATAAGCCCACGGTCAGCAAGCTCTGTCCGTCCAACGTCGGCATGCTGGTGCGCACTGTCAACGGCCGTCCCGTGCGCCCCGTCGGCAACCCCGACTCTCCGCTTTCCGGCGGCAAGATCAGCTCCCTGGCAGCCGCCGAGGGCGAGCTCCTCTACAGCCCGGCGCGGGTGCGCCGTCCGTTGCGCAAGTCCGCTGACGGCACCTACGTCGCCGTCTCCTGGAACGAGGCGGAAGCTATCCTCTCCGAGAAGCTGGGCAACGCCACCGGCGGCGTCGGAGTGATTTCCGGCGACATGAACGGCACCATGAACGAGGTGCTCTCCGCCTTTGCCGCCGGCTTCGGCTCCGAGAACTGCTGCTTCATGCCCGACTCCGCGCAGCCCGAGGCCCAGGCGTACAACGGCCAGATGGGCGGCGACGGACAGCCGGCCTATGACTTCGACAACGCCGACTACGTGCTGGCCATCGGCGCGGATGTGCTCGAGTCCTGGGGCCCGGTGATAGCCAACCGCCGCGGCTTTGCCGGCAAGCGCCCCCATGGTGAGGATCCTGCCTCCACCTGGGTCTACGCCGGCGCTTTCCAGACCAACACCGCAGCCGGCGCCGACAAATGGGTGCCCATGCGCCCCGGCGCGCAGGCAGCCCTCGCGCTCGGCATCGCCAACCTGCTCATCAAGCAGGGCGCTTCCGCCCCCGGCCTTTCCGGCTTCGCCTCACTGGCGGCGCAGTACACGCCGGAAAAGGTGGCCGAGGTCGCCGGCGTCAAGCCCGACGCCCTGCAGGAAATCGCCAAGGGCCTTGCCTCCGCCAAGAAACCCCTGGTGGTTGTGGGCGCCGAAGGCAACGAAGGCGGCAGCCCGGCCGCAGCGGCCGCAGGCATCGCCTGCAACATGCTCCTGGGCAACTTCCGCGCGCTTCCGTACCCCAAGACCGTGGTCAAGGGCGCCATGGGCCGCGGCGACATGCTCGCCAAGGACGCGGCCGGCTATGTTGCCGGGTTCCTGGGCGGCGACGCCCCCGAGGTGCTGATTACCTATCAGGCCAACCCGGTCTACGCGCTCCCCGGTTCCGTGAATGCCAAGGAAGCCTTCAACGGCGTCTCCTTCAAGGTCTGCTTCTCCACGTACCTGACCGAGACGGCCCTGGTGAGCGACCTCATCCTGCCGGTACCGCACTCCTTTGAAATGATCGACGACGTGGCCTCGCCGTTCGGCTGCAGCAAGGTTCTCTACGCCCTGGCGATGCCCGTCATCCCCACGCTTGTCGAAGCAAAGCACCCGGGTGACTTCCTGCTCGGACTCTCCGCGAAGCTCGGCAAGGACCTTGGCTTTGATTCGTATCTGAAGGTTCTCCAGGCCAAGGCCAAGGCCATGGGCGCCAACTGGGGCGACCTGACCAAGGGCGCCACCTACGTGAGCGACTCTACGGCCTCCGCCTACGGCATCAGCGTGGACCCGGACGCTCTGGCCAAAGCCGCCGCAGTTGTCGAGGCCGCCGACCTCACCCTCTGCCCCGTGATGAAGCTCAATTACGGAACAGCTGCCTGCGGTATCCCGCCCTTCAACCTGAAGACCATCCGCGACGACGAGCTCGCTTCCGACTACCTCTTCGTCCACATGAACTCCAACACCGCCAAGAGCAAGGGGTTGGGGCAGGACGACGTGGTCACGCTGGCGAGCGACGCCGGTTCCGTTACGGTCAAGGTGAACATCTTCGAAGGTGTCATGGACGGCGTTGTCGCCATGCCGAAGAACTTCGGACACACCGCTTTCGATGAGTACACCCGCGGTAAGGGTGAGAATGTGAGCGCACTCTTTACAGTCAGCTCCGAGCCGGGCACTGGTGCCGCGGTGTGGACCGGTCAGGCTGTCGATCTGAAGCGCGCCTAA
- the qrcA gene encoding menaquinone reductase multiheme cytochrome c subunit QrcA → MEAHKQSQVNAEASSRNPIVGAVPFLFGLALALVVGWWVFPDALFSKEPQPISFSHKVHIENVGMECSSCHYYREDGSYHGLPTTQECAECHMEAMDWSEDEVSFVRDYVELNKEVDWKVYQYQPDNVFFSHAAHSMDNCGQCHDLTEAQLCSFGGCHPNVAETDTPPVLKQDRITGYSKDTMKMWQCEKCHTLPEHYEMTGSPKAQACFSCHK, encoded by the coding sequence ATGGAGGCACACAAGCAAAGCCAGGTGAATGCCGAAGCCAGCTCCAGAAATCCCATCGTCGGGGCAGTGCCGTTTCTGTTTGGCCTTGCTCTGGCTCTCGTTGTAGGCTGGTGGGTTTTTCCGGACGCGCTCTTTTCAAAAGAGCCCCAACCGATCAGCTTCAGTCACAAGGTGCACATCGAGAATGTGGGAATGGAGTGTTCGAGCTGTCACTACTATCGTGAAGACGGCTCGTATCATGGTTTGCCCACGACACAAGAATGCGCCGAATGTCACATGGAAGCCATGGACTGGAGCGAGGACGAGGTCTCCTTTGTCCGTGACTATGTGGAGCTGAACAAAGAAGTCGACTGGAAGGTGTATCAGTACCAGCCCGACAACGTCTTCTTCTCACACGCTGCGCACAGCATGGACAACTGCGGACAGTGTCATGACCTTACCGAAGCGCAGCTCTGCTCGTTTGGCGGATGCCACCCCAACGTGGCGGAGACGGACACCCCGCCAGTGCTCAAGCAGGATCGCATCACCGGTTACAGCAAGGACACCATGAAGATGTGGCAGTGTGAGAAGTGCCACACCTTGCCCGAACATTATGAAATGACCGGGTCCCCCAAGGCCCAGGCCTGTTTCAGCTGCCATAAATAG
- the rfbC gene encoding dTDP-4-dehydrorhamnose 3,5-epimerase: protein MRLIETDIPDLVIFEPKVFQDERGFFLETYNKEVLTSYGLQYDFIQDNHAKSASNVLRGLHFQRPPADQAKLVRVTRGAVYDVAVDLRKGSPTYGKWVGVTLSAENFLQFLVPRGFAHGYVTLEPDTEFQYKVDNYYAPKLDGGIIWNDPDLAIDWPADDPVLSAKDRELPTLAEFDSPFEYVKA, encoded by the coding sequence ATGCGTCTTATCGAAACGGACATCCCCGACCTCGTCATTTTTGAACCCAAGGTCTTTCAGGACGAGCGCGGCTTCTTCTTGGAAACATATAATAAGGAAGTCCTCACCTCCTACGGACTCCAGTACGACTTCATCCAGGACAATCACGCCAAATCCGCCTCGAACGTGCTGCGCGGTCTGCATTTCCAGCGGCCGCCCGCGGACCAGGCCAAGCTCGTACGCGTGACGCGCGGCGCGGTTTACGATGTGGCCGTGGACCTGCGCAAGGGTTCGCCGACCTACGGAAAATGGGTCGGAGTCACGCTCTCCGCCGAGAACTTCCTCCAGTTCCTCGTGCCGCGCGGCTTTGCGCACGGCTATGTAACGCTCGAACCCGACACCGAGTTCCAATATAAGGTGGACAACTACTATGCGCCCAAGCTGGACGGGGGCATCATCTGGAACGACCCGGACCTCGCCATTGACTGGCCCGCGGACGATCCGGTGCTCTCGGCCAAGGATCGCGAGCTGCCCACCCTGGCTGAGTTCGATTCGCCGTTCGAATACGTCAAGGCCTGA
- a CDS encoding tetratricopeptide repeat protein: protein MKLTLSPSSTLSSFFGSRVAALLLPILLFVLLGGCSLLEGKDVHLPNLDMFHEFSENMAGEDPADAVDYHEQEPLPEPHTPYVGDAEERQLDRLAAEDPVIFMYQRGNEHFNAGEYERAVASYDNVLVLEPEHPRAHFKKGASLHMLGRYEEALEEYDAHLALKPDDAHVYYDRGNTLSAMSRWNEAVDSYTRAIKLDSSYAEAYANRAYVYLKLGDAAAASQDADRARALNPAISIPESIH from the coding sequence GTGAAGCTTACCCTCTCCCCATCCTCGACATTGTCGTCATTCTTCGGGAGCCGCGTTGCGGCTCTTCTTCTGCCCATCCTGCTTTTCGTGCTGCTTGGCGGCTGCTCCCTGCTTGAAGGCAAGGACGTGCACCTGCCCAACCTGGACATGTTCCACGAGTTCTCGGAAAACATGGCCGGCGAAGACCCTGCGGACGCAGTGGATTATCACGAGCAGGAACCGCTGCCGGAACCGCACACGCCGTACGTGGGCGACGCCGAAGAGCGCCAGCTGGACCGGCTGGCGGCCGAAGACCCGGTCATCTTCATGTACCAACGCGGCAACGAGCACTTCAACGCCGGCGAGTACGAACGGGCCGTGGCCTCGTACGACAACGTCCTCGTGCTGGAGCCGGAGCATCCCCGTGCGCACTTCAAGAAAGGGGCCAGCCTGCACATGCTCGGCCGCTACGAGGAAGCCTTGGAGGAGTACGACGCCCACCTGGCGCTGAAGCCGGACGACGCGCACGTCTACTACGACAGGGGCAACACCCTGAGCGCGATGTCTCGCTGGAACGAGGCGGTGGACAGCTACACCCGCGCCATCAAGCTCGACAGCTCCTATGCCGAAGCGTACGCGAACCGGGCTTACGTCTACCTCAAGCTGGGTGACGCCGCGGCGGCGAGCCAGGATGCGGATCGCGCCAGGGCGCTGAACCCGGCCATCTCCATTCCGGAGTCCATCCACTAG
- a CDS encoding AAA family ATPase: MIASLMPNNIYEHLAARVLGQEAALRAISVAIYKHINHIGGARILMIGNSGTGKTTIMQAIEEFYAAHESLAEFRAMTIMNARTLLDEAGDVDTFAVFRSLENRVAAMLGEKRAPRDVQVLMENATVCLDEIDKISGKIAGKSDVTGMRLQQALLTFIEGERFLYRARVHAQGAERYAKLPINTRNILFVCGGAFEELYDQVYARVDNKEDERRLKEVRVYDKTSGMKSTILFTLRDYLKMSDLFYYGMAPQFLSRFGSIAMLDDLGRETLQRILLHSKDSPFNQSRTYFKTMDIDLRITDEAVDLVVSQAADNTRLGARALREVFSRVIMDLEFDPFDSGALRDGENGTRVLEIDAGMVDAALQSWEE; encoded by the coding sequence ATGATCGCATCACTGATGCCGAACAACATCTACGAGCATCTGGCTGCTCGCGTTCTCGGGCAGGAGGCGGCCCTGCGCGCCATCTCCGTGGCCATATACAAGCACATCAACCACATCGGCGGCGCGCGCATCCTGATGATCGGCAACAGCGGCACCGGCAAGACCACGATCATGCAGGCCATCGAGGAGTTCTACGCCGCGCACGAGTCACTGGCCGAGTTCCGCGCCATGACGATCATGAACGCACGGACCCTTCTGGACGAGGCCGGCGATGTGGACACGTTTGCCGTGTTCCGGAGCCTGGAGAACCGCGTCGCGGCCATGCTCGGGGAGAAGCGCGCGCCCAGGGACGTGCAGGTCCTCATGGAGAACGCCACGGTCTGTCTGGATGAGATCGACAAGATATCCGGCAAAATTGCAGGCAAGTCGGACGTGACCGGCATGCGCTTGCAGCAGGCGCTGCTGACCTTCATCGAGGGCGAGCGCTTTCTCTATCGGGCCCGGGTGCACGCACAGGGTGCAGAGCGATACGCCAAGCTGCCCATCAATACGCGCAACATCCTCTTTGTCTGCGGCGGCGCCTTCGAGGAGCTCTACGATCAGGTCTATGCCCGTGTGGACAACAAGGAGGACGAGCGCCGGCTCAAGGAAGTGCGCGTCTACGACAAAACGAGCGGCATGAAGTCCACCATCCTCTTCACGCTGCGCGACTATCTCAAGATGTCGGACCTCTTCTACTATGGGATGGCGCCGCAGTTTCTCTCGCGGTTTGGCTCCATCGCCATGCTCGATGACCTGGGCCGGGAGACGCTGCAACGCATCCTGCTCCATTCCAAGGACTCGCCGTTCAACCAGTCGCGGACGTACTTCAAGACTATGGACATCGACCTCCGGATAACGGACGAGGCCGTGGACCTGGTTGTGAGCCAGGCAGCCGACAATACGCGCCTTGGCGCGCGTGCGTTGCGCGAGGTGTTCAGCCGGGTGATTATGGACCTGGAGTTCGACCCCTTTGACTCCGGAGCCCTGCGAGACGGCGAGAATGGCACACGGGTTTTGGAAATAGATGCCGGGATGGTGGACGCTGCGCTGCAATCGTGGGAAGAGTAA
- a CDS encoding S24/S26 family peptidase, translating into MYLKSEEGYQPYDGPAALSLREEAAHYAEPESKGTVVNVHSMQSENEGHDGYEPKAIGKLNVPRSLAPSSILVVKVEGSSMEPYIRRGAYVGIDQNKKNVVSGEIFGVFVPYEGLLLKRVYLDADRERIVLRSENQAHPETEIHVDKAQERIVGRAVWVIQDL; encoded by the coding sequence ATGTATCTGAAAAGCGAAGAGGGCTATCAGCCCTACGACGGTCCGGCTGCGCTGAGCCTGCGCGAGGAGGCCGCCCACTACGCCGAGCCCGAAAGCAAAGGCACCGTGGTCAATGTCCACTCCATGCAGAGCGAGAACGAGGGCCACGACGGCTACGAGCCCAAGGCCATCGGCAAGCTGAACGTGCCCCGCTCCCTGGCCCCCAGCTCCATCCTCGTGGTCAAAGTGGAGGGCTCCAGCATGGAACCCTACATCCGCCGCGGCGCGTATGTGGGCATCGACCAGAACAAGAAGAACGTCGTGTCCGGCGAGATCTTCGGCGTCTTCGTCCCCTACGAGGGACTGCTGCTCAAGCGCGTGTACCTGGACGCCGACCGCGAGCGCATCGTGCTGCGGTCCGAGAACCAGGCGCACCCCGAGACCGAGATTCATGTGGACAAGGCCCAGGAGCGCATCGTGGGCCGCGCCGTGTGGGTCATACAGGATCTCTAG
- the hflC gene encoding protease modulator HflC, translated as MKRSGILLILLFVVLFVASQVFFTVRQTQYAIVLQLGKPVGSTLEPGLHYKKPLIQTVEFFDKRIQDYDMQPTEVLTSDKKNLVVDNYFKWRITNPLQFYRTVRTIQGARARLEDVVYSELREALGRHTLTEIVAKERGAIMEQITDEASELVARYGVELLDVRIKRTELPPQNEQAIFNRMRAERERQAKQYRSEGREEAAKIRSSAERDRSVIIAEAKRQADEIRGEGEAEAVKIYAGALEQGPEFFAFQRSLEAYRKSFGNNTRLLLTPENEFLHYFK; from the coding sequence ATGAAACGTTCCGGAATCCTTCTCATCCTGCTGTTCGTGGTGTTGTTCGTCGCGTCCCAGGTGTTCTTCACGGTGCGCCAGACGCAGTACGCCATTGTGCTGCAGCTTGGTAAGCCGGTGGGCAGCACGCTGGAGCCCGGCCTGCATTACAAGAAGCCGCTTATTCAGACGGTAGAGTTCTTCGACAAGCGCATCCAGGACTACGACATGCAGCCCACCGAGGTGCTGACGAGCGACAAGAAGAACCTTGTTGTGGACAACTACTTTAAGTGGCGGATCACCAATCCGCTGCAGTTCTACCGGACCGTGCGGACCATACAGGGAGCGCGGGCCCGGCTGGAGGACGTTGTCTACTCCGAGCTGCGCGAGGCCCTGGGCCGACACACGCTCACCGAGATCGTGGCCAAGGAGCGCGGTGCGATCATGGAGCAGATCACGGACGAGGCGTCCGAGCTTGTGGCGAGGTACGGCGTGGAGCTTCTGGATGTGCGCATCAAGCGCACCGAGCTGCCGCCGCAGAACGAGCAGGCCATCTTCAACCGCATGCGCGCCGAGCGTGAACGCCAGGCCAAGCAGTATCGTTCCGAGGGCCGGGAAGAGGCGGCGAAGATCCGCTCCAGCGCCGAGCGCGACCGCTCCGTGATCATCGCCGAGGCCAAGCGCCAGGCTGATGAGATCCGCGGCGAAGGCGAGGCCGAGGCGGTGAAGATATACGCAGGCGCCCTGGAGCAGGGGCCGGAGTTCTTCGCTTTCCAGCGCAGCCTGGAGGCGTATCGCAAGAGCTTTGGCAACAATACGCGCCTGCTGCTCACGCCTGAAAACGAGTTCCTGCACTACTTCAAGTAG
- the hflK gene encoding FtsH protease activity modulator HflK — protein MNWDWDKLSEKKRRQTGGGSSGGGPEPTRPEWDISDKLEHFRNFKFPFGKVIIVLVVLAWLVSGFYIVQPGEVGVVLRFGEYNRTTGEGPHLHYPFPIETVMTPNVEQIRRVVVGVPGAGTAGQDESSMLTGDENIVNVEFVVQYKIKDAENYLFNVAGPDATVKSASETAMREVIGFSKIDAALTDGKFKIQNDTRDLLQEILNRYQTGLQVVAVKLQDVTPPREVVDAFKDVASAREDRVRFINEAEAYRNDITPKARGRAAEMVNQADAYKQTQIRESKGEAQRFLSVLTEYKKAEDVTRTRLYLETMENIYSNPNTEKIIVSKENMERVLPLLPLGSGNSGFPKGQTQPSTQNQMQGGQQ, from the coding sequence ATGAATTGGGATTGGGACAAGCTCTCTGAAAAGAAGCGCCGGCAGACAGGCGGCGGCAGCAGCGGCGGCGGGCCGGAGCCCACGCGTCCGGAGTGGGACATCTCCGACAAGCTCGAGCACTTCAGGAACTTCAAGTTCCCGTTCGGCAAGGTCATCATCGTGCTGGTCGTGCTGGCATGGCTCGTGTCCGGTTTCTACATCGTCCAGCCCGGCGAGGTGGGCGTGGTGCTCCGTTTCGGCGAGTACAACAGGACAACGGGTGAGGGGCCGCATCTGCATTACCCGTTCCCCATCGAGACCGTGATGACACCGAACGTGGAGCAGATTCGCCGTGTGGTGGTGGGCGTTCCCGGTGCCGGCACGGCCGGACAGGACGAGTCCTCCATGCTTACGGGCGACGAGAACATCGTGAACGTGGAGTTTGTTGTCCAGTACAAGATCAAGGACGCGGAGAACTATCTGTTCAACGTGGCCGGGCCGGACGCCACAGTGAAGTCGGCATCGGAAACGGCCATGCGCGAGGTCATCGGCTTCAGCAAGATCGACGCCGCACTGACCGACGGCAAGTTCAAGATCCAGAACGATACTCGCGACCTGCTGCAGGAGATTCTGAACCGCTACCAGACCGGGCTGCAGGTGGTGGCCGTGAAGCTGCAGGACGTGACGCCGCCGCGCGAAGTGGTGGACGCGTTCAAGGATGTGGCCAGCGCCCGTGAGGACCGCGTGCGGTTCATCAACGAGGCCGAAGCCTACCGCAATGACATCACCCCGAAGGCCCGCGGCCGGGCCGCGGAGATGGTGAACCAGGCGGACGCCTACAAACAGACGCAGATTCGCGAGTCCAAGGGTGAGGCCCAGCGCTTCCTCTCCGTCCTCACCGAGTACAAGAAGGCCGAGGACGTCACGCGTACGCGCCTGTACCTGGAGACCATGGAAAACATCTACTCCAATCCGAATACCGAGAAGATCATCGTGAGCAAGGAGAACATGGAACGCGTACTGCCGCTTCTGCCGCTCGGCTCCGGGAACAGCGGTTTCCCCAAGGGGCAGACCCAGCCTTCCACGCAGAATCAGATGCAGGGAGGGCAGCAGTAA
- a CDS encoding phosphomannomutase/phosphoglucomutase: protein MKPVSPKVFKAYDIRGIVGKDFDGPWVERLGRALGAYFLGRGFRDAVVGRDCRESSPEYAARLIHGLTASGVDVIDIGMVATPIFYYAVTTLKRHAGCIITASHNPKEYNGFKVWAGETTIHTDEIRAVYELMASGELPAGRGVASSHDITPAYMDALVQNLESPLDGLKIVVDGGNGAGGEVCAEILRRAGAEVIPLYCDPDGRFPNHHPDPVVEPYMADLKAAVTRNGADAGLGLDGDADRLGVIDETGAMVYGDRLLAIYARDMLTRCPGAMVIGDVKSSHLLYKDISANGGEPLMWKTGHSMIKTKLKETGALLAGEMSGHFFFADRYCGFDDGIYAALRIAEILARAKRDGSPPLSRSLDDWPVTSNTPELRIDCPEEKLHGVVEHARRHFRNGYDVIDVDGVRLTFPDGWALLRASNTQPALSLRFEAETPERLAEIRALVETPLARWIAGD, encoded by the coding sequence ATGAAACCTGTGTCGCCAAAAGTTTTTAAAGCCTACGATATTCGGGGTATTGTGGGCAAGGACTTCGACGGCCCTTGGGTGGAGCGCCTGGGACGCGCCCTGGGCGCCTACTTCCTCGGCCGCGGCTTCCGCGACGCCGTGGTCGGACGCGACTGCCGGGAAAGCTCGCCCGAGTACGCCGCCCGCCTCATCCACGGCCTCACCGCTTCCGGCGTGGACGTCATCGACATCGGCATGGTCGCAACACCGATCTTCTACTACGCCGTGACCACGCTCAAGCGCCACGCCGGCTGCATCATCACCGCCAGCCACAACCCCAAGGAGTACAACGGCTTCAAGGTCTGGGCCGGCGAGACCACCATCCATACCGATGAAATCCGCGCCGTCTACGAGCTCATGGCCAGCGGCGAGCTCCCCGCAGGCCGGGGCGTCGCCTCCAGCCACGACATCACACCAGCTTATATGGATGCGCTCGTCCAGAACCTCGAATCTCCGCTGGATGGTCTCAAGATCGTCGTGGATGGCGGCAACGGCGCCGGCGGCGAGGTCTGCGCCGAAATTCTGCGCCGCGCCGGTGCCGAGGTCATTCCCCTGTACTGCGATCCCGATGGCCGCTTCCCTAACCACCATCCCGATCCGGTGGTCGAGCCCTACATGGCCGATCTGAAAGCCGCCGTAACCAGGAACGGCGCCGACGCCGGCCTGGGCCTGGACGGCGACGCCGACCGCCTCGGCGTCATCGACGAGACCGGGGCCATGGTCTACGGCGACAGGCTTCTCGCCATCTACGCCCGCGACATGCTGACCCGCTGCCCCGGCGCCATGGTCATCGGCGACGTCAAAAGCTCCCACCTGCTCTACAAAGACATCTCTGCGAACGGCGGCGAGCCGCTCATGTGGAAGACCGGCCACTCCATGATAAAGACCAAGCTCAAGGAAACCGGCGCGCTCCTGGCCGGCGAGATGAGCGGCCACTTCTTCTTCGCTGACCGCTACTGCGGTTTTGACGACGGCATCTACGCCGCCCTGCGCATCGCCGAAATCCTCGCCCGCGCCAAACGCGACGGCAGCCCGCCGCTGTCCAGGTCCCTGGACGATTGGCCGGTCACGAGCAACACGCCCGAGCTGCGCATCGATTGTCCTGAAGAGAAGTTGCACGGTGTTGTGGAGCACGCCCGCCGCCACTTCCGCAACGGCTACGATGTCATCGACGTGGATGGCGTGCGCCTCACCTTTCCGGACGGCTGGGCCCTGCTCCGCGCCTCCAACACCCAGCCCGCGCTCTCCCTGCGCTTCGAAGCCGAAACACCCGAACGCCTCGCCGAAATCCGCGCCCTCGTGGAAACACCCCTCGCCCGCTGGATTGCCGGAGACTGA
- a CDS encoding pyridoxal phosphate-dependent aminotransferase: protein MSVISQAVSEYLDKSSWIRKMFETGAALKAYHGEDAVCDFSLGNPDLSPPTCVSSTLDRLAKECNRSFAFGYMPNAGYPWLREKLAHYLSNEQQVSLSADDIVITCGAAGGLNAVMRAVFDPGDELLCPSPYFVEYGFYAANHGGTLKSVPAVAPDFNLDVEAMAAAITPKTRIVLVNSPHNPTGAIYPTETLEALAKAVDAKSQEYGRPIFLLADEPYRFLTYDGASTPPFLPISTNAIVVSSFSKNMSLAGERVGYIAVHPEMEDKDKLLAGVVLANRILGFVNAPAIGQHLVADGLGTAVDTTVYAKRRATMAKVLEDAGIEFSMPKGGFYFFPKVPARFEGDDVAFVNRLAEELVLAVPGRGFGCPGYFRLTFCVDEDVITRSAEGFKRAVAG from the coding sequence ATGTCCGTTATTTCCCAGGCTGTATCCGAATACCTCGACAAGTCCTCCTGGATCCGGAAAATGTTTGAAACCGGAGCCGCCTTGAAAGCATACCACGGTGAAGACGCCGTGTGCGACTTCAGCCTGGGCAACCCGGATCTTTCGCCGCCCACATGCGTCAGCTCCACCCTGGATCGCCTGGCCAAGGAGTGCAACCGCTCCTTCGCCTTCGGCTACATGCCCAACGCCGGCTACCCCTGGCTGCGGGAGAAACTGGCGCATTACCTGAGCAACGAGCAGCAGGTGTCGCTCTCGGCCGACGACATTGTAATTACCTGCGGCGCGGCCGGCGGCCTCAACGCCGTCATGCGCGCGGTGTTCGATCCGGGCGACGAGCTCCTGTGTCCCAGCCCCTACTTCGTGGAGTATGGCTTCTACGCCGCCAACCACGGCGGTACGCTCAAGAGCGTTCCGGCCGTGGCTCCGGACTTCAACCTCGATGTTGAGGCCATGGCCGCAGCCATCACGCCCAAGACGCGCATCGTGCTGGTGAACTCGCCCCATAACCCCACGGGTGCGATCTACCCCACGGAAACACTGGAAGCCCTGGCCAAGGCCGTGGACGCCAAGAGCCAGGAGTATGGTCGACCCATCTTCCTGCTGGCCGACGAGCCCTACCGCTTCCTTACCTACGACGGCGCCTCAACCCCGCCGTTCCTGCCCATCTCCACCAACGCCATCGTGGTCAGCTCGTTCTCCAAAAACATGTCCCTGGCCGGCGAGCGTGTGGGCTACATTGCCGTGCATCCGGAGATGGAGGACAAAGACAAGCTCCTGGCCGGCGTGGTCCTCGCCAACCGCATCCTCGGCTTTGTCAACGCGCCCGCCATCGGTCAGCATCTCGTTGCCGACGGCCTGGGCACGGCTGTGGACACCACCGTCTACGCGAAACGCCGCGCGACCATGGCCAAGGTCCTGGAAGACGCCGGCATCGAGTTCTCCATGCCCAAGGGCGGTTTCTACTTCTTTCCCAAAGTCCCGGCCCGCTTCGAGGGCGACGACGTCGCCTTTGTCAATCGTCTCGCCGAAGAGCTCGTGCTCGCCGTGCCCGGACGTGGGTTCGGCTGCCCCGGCTACTTCCGCCTCACCTTCTGCGTGGACGAGGACGTCATCACCCGCTCGGCCGAAGGCTTCAAACGCGCCGTGGCCGGGTAA